DNA from Erythrolamprus reginae isolate rEryReg1 unplaced genomic scaffold, rEryReg1.hap1 H_3, whole genome shotgun sequence:
CGGGACTGACTGggtgggcggggcttgctggcatGCTTCCCCTTTGCATTGGGTATACTGGCCCGAAGTGACGTGGGACAACCCCTTATATTTCCCAGGACGGCcccacaggctttgagtttgacaccccggaGTTCAAGCAACGAAGAAAGTAGCCGAACGGTCATGTTTGCCCTTCCAAAAAAATGCGCTCTCCAGATTAACGGCGCAACGGGGATGCGCCGAAAGGAGAACCGGGTGCGGTTTCTGGCACTCACCTCCGTATCAGGGTCTGCTGCAGGCTTTTGCAAAGGGTGAGCGACTCCCCCGTGAACATGTGGCACATGACCACCTCGCGGCAGGCAGCCATGAACGACATCACCGCGTCCGACTGCAGCGTCCCGCTCCGGGAGATGATGCAGAGGCGCTGCAGGGAGGAGCAGCAGCTGAGGGCGTGGAAGAACTGGGCGTTGGCGTGGAAGTAGGGCTGCTCGAGCCTggcagggaggaggaaggagaaggttgGAAAAAGAGCTGGACCAGGTTTTCAGAGACATTTCAGAAGAATAagtacagatacagtggtacctctacctacaagcgcctctacttatgaacttttctagataagaaccgagtgttcaagatttttttgcctcttctcaggaaccgttttccacttacaaacctgagcctccgaaactgtaaccgaaaaggcgtggagaagcctccctggggcctctctaggaatctcctgggaggaaagagggccagaaaacttggggagaagcctctgtggggcctctctcctgggaggaaacagggccagaaaaggcagggagaagcctccgtggggcctctctaggaatctcttgggaggaaacagggccagaaaaggcagggagaagcctccgtggggcctctctaggaatctcttgggaggaaacagggccagaaaaggcgtggagaagcctccctggggcctctctaggaatctcctgggaggaaagagggccagaaaacgtggaaagaagcctctgtggggcctctctcctgggaggaaacagggccagaaaaggcagggagaagcttccgtggggcctctctaggaatctcttgggaggaaacagggccagaaaaggcagggagaagcctctgtggggcctctctaggaatctcttgggaggaaacagggcccccaccctccctgtggtttccccaaccgcacacattatttgcttttacactgattcctatgggaaaaattgcttcttcttacaaacttttctacttaagaacctggtcacagaatgaattaagttcgtaagtagaggtaccactgtatatggaaataggagaaaaaaatttaaaaacaatttaaagacTGAAAAATCCCATCTTGTAATTGGCTGTTTGATCCGCCAGATGGCAATGTTGCTCTATCCTCTTCTGAAGAGTCCTGATTAAAAAATTGTGGGGTATTAATATTGTGGggtttttataatgtattttgttttttaaacttctgtACGCCCACCAGAGTCCACTGAAGAAGGCCGGCCTATAAatgtgattcaattcaattcaattcaatttattagatttgtatgccgcccctctccgaagactcggcttggctcacaacaataatgaaaacaatattccagcgaaaacacatctaatattaaaaagcacataaaaccctatcatatttttaaaaagcaaacaacacacacatacccaaacataaatataaaaaagcctgggggaaaggtgtctcaactcccccatacctggcggtatagatgggtcttgagtaatttacgaaaggcaaggagggtgggggcagttctgatctccggggggagttgattccagagggccggggccgccacagagaaggctcttcccctggggcccatcaaatgacattgtatggtcgacgggacacggagaaggccaactctgtgggaccttatcggtcgctgggatttgtgcggtagcaggcggttccgtaggtactctggtccaataaaATGACCCAGAAGGATTCCCAGGAGACAGGAAAAGCAAAGGGGGGGGATCTTCTGGGCTTCTCTCACCTGAGATCCTGCAGGCACCTGCAATGCTTCAGCATTTCCACCAGAGCTGACACGTACATCACTTTCCCCATCAGGCCCAGGTTGGCCAAAGAGAGCGCCCGCAGCCGCTGGCACTGCACCCCGATGTTGACCAGCCCGTAGCCCGTGAGAATATTGGGCAGCTGAGCCAAGGTGAGGTTCTGCAGGAAGGCCAGCTGCCCAATGGCGGCCACTTCAACGTCCCCGATGTGCTGGGCCCGGCTGCAGGGGGGCAGAGAGTTCCGGATGGCTGGTTCGTTCCGCGGCATGGCCGAGGAAAAACTAGAGCCGATCAGCTCCAACTTCTCCAGGAACGGGAGGTTCTCCAGAAGAGTCCAGAAGACGGAGGAAGGCGGCCTGGCGTGGCCCTGCTCCAAGCAGTTCCTGGGGTACGCCTGCACCCCGATCCGGAGCTTCTTCCCGAAACCTTGAGAGACCGAATGAGCCACCGGCTGCACCGAAGGCTTGTCGGCCGTCAGCAAGGCGGCGGCGACGTCAGCCACGGCGCAAACCGGCAGCGCCAGGGACAGGAGGCCTTTCAGGCGAGCCAGGACCTGGCAAAGGTGCTTCCCCAGGCCCCCGGGGCTGTGGTGGTGGGCAGCGGAGAGGTTGAGGTGCTTCAGGTTCCCGCAGGAGCCCACCAGGGCCTCGGCGATCCCGCTATCGATGTCGTCCTCCGCTTTCCGCAGCAGGGAATCGGGCGAGAGGCAGTGGACGCAGCCGCTCAGGTTCAAGCCCACCAAACTGCCCAAGTCTTTGCCGCTGTTCAACACCCGCTGGACCAGCTGCCCGCCGGACAAACTGCagcggctgaagctgaagtaaaaAGGGTTGCGGAACTTCAAGTGCTGCAGCAGGCTGGAGCCGTTCATCCAGGAGCGCGGCAGCTGAAGGGCGTCTAACGTCACGTTCCGGGCCATGGAATCCAGGAGGTTTCTAACGGCGCAGCTCTGAGCGAAACCGCCCGGGGCGGAAATGAGGAAAGCGTGAAGTTTTTCCGGCGTCCGGTCGCTCAGCACCGCTAAGTACAGCCTCACCACTTCCTGGTTGACCGGGCCTGGCGCCAACCTGGCGTAAAAAACCCGTAGGTTCTGGTAATGGGGCACGTTACTCTCCCCTACCATGAGCTGCCCGGAGATGATGAGTCCCTCCCGGGATCGGTCAAGGATCTCGAAGTACAAGAGCAGCTTCTCCAGGCTGGTGCAGCAGGGGACCACCCCGTAGGAAGGCGTGTAGAGGGTCTGCTTCAGTTCCAGCACCCGGCTGAGGGTGGCTTTGCACTCGCTGCTCAGGTGGGAGGCGTCGAAGCCGGGGTTCACGTCGATGGCCAGCGAGCGGAGGTGCTGCAGGGCCGAGAGCATCTTCGAAAGGCGGAGGGAGGTGAGGTGGCAGCCGGAGAGGTTCAGCTTCACCAGATTCTTGCAGCGGGTCACCTGGTCGACGGTCAAGCCCGGCAACCAATAGCAGCCGGTCATGTCCAGCTCGTGGATCTCTTTCCCGATCTCCTTCATCAGCTGTTTCACCTTGTCTTTGTCCACctgagtagaaacatagaaactttcaagactgacagcagaaaaagacctcatggtccatctagtctgcctttatactatttcgtgtgttttatcttacaatggatatatgtttatcccaggcatgtttaaattcagttcctgtggatttacccaccacgtctgccaaaggtttgttccgagcatctactataataatattttctcacgttgcttctgatctttcccccaacaaccctcagattgtgtccccttgttcttgtgttcacttccctactaaaaacacttccttcctgaaccttatttaagcctttaacctatttaaatgtttcaattgttTCAAGCTTCTCAAACAAAGAGCGTTTTAGGGTGATGTCTTCAGTCTCCTCTTACTGCAATCCTTGTCTGAGCCAGAGACTCACTGACGAAAACTCAAGATTTTTTAAACACTACATTTTCATCCCGCTCATTCTGGATCGTCTCTGGCAGCCCCTGCTCACCTGGTAATCTTTATGCAGGATCACAGTGTGAGTGAGGCTTTTGTCAAGACTGAGGGTGGAAAGTTTCCGACAGACGCTTCGGACGTTCAAGACAAGATCCGACACGGGAGTATATCGCAAGATGTGTAAGAGGATTTCATCTGAAAACTCCATTAAGTTCATGCCGATATTCTCCTCCTGGTTCTCCTCGCTGGTTATGTCCTGCAGGAAAAAACAAGGCACAGTATAAATGAAAAGCTGGGGAAGGAATTGGTCCGATTTCTGAAGGGATTCAATCAATGTTTATCCGTCTTCGGAACCCTGCTCTAAAAAGACAGTTTGGTGTCAATATTATACAATATAATACATTTTAAGAAGGTTCTTAGTTGATACCCAAGAAGCTGGCAGCAATCCTGACCCagaaagggccgcaactggtatgccaggcgaacctgggcaaaggtccccctggccacagccgagaggtGATGATCAAGGCTcaactgtggatccaggaggacataCTGGCCAGGCAGGCTCTGGATGATGGGAGAGACAGTCCCCCTAAAGCAGAGGGTCTCCAAACTTagaaaatttaagacttgtggatttcaactcccacaattcaaATCccaaaattctggaagttggaagtccacaaatcttaaaggttgggaacataagagcataagaacataagaagagccatgctgaatcaggccaaagcccatcgagtccagcattctgtgtcccacagtggcccaccaattgtacatggggatcttgagcagaaagagaaggcaagaccctccctttcccttgacccccaacaaatggtacaaatggtactcaagggaaccctgcctgcctcaaccaacatagaggcggcacttggacatccgtttcaataaccaccaatacacttgccATCCacaaatctgtctaatcctgccttgaagctatccaggctgacagctgtcatggcataaaccaatgaccctctgggtgaagaaatatttccttttatttgtcctcactttcttacctctgagctttagggagggcctcctcctcctagtattgtgtgatagagaaaatattttttctctatccaccttttctatcccatgaatgattttatatactttggtcaagtcacctcttaaacgctttcgaggctgaagagaccaaggcattgtaacctggtttcataagggaggtgctccatttccttgatcattcctgttgcaccttttctagttccattatatccttcttgaggtgcggtgaccagaactgtatatagtactccaagtgtggtctcaccattgatttgtacagaggcaatacaacacttgccgacctgTTTTCGATTCCCTTCGTAattatgccaagcatggaatctGCTTTTGTTACACCTGCTGCACACTGAGTTgatatcttcattgagctgtccaccaaaaccccaagatccctttcttgggttgtctcagaaagcttgatccccatcagttggtaggtataattggggttctttgccctgatatgcataactttgcacttgggttggggacccctgcccaaaAGGCTGCCTTGAAAGTCCTTCTCGTTAAATGCAAGCTTTCCAAACAGGGGTGTCCAGCACATCTGGAAGGGGGGGCAGAATGTCATTCAACATTCATTAATCTGCAAAAAAAGCCACAAGCCCCCGAAGggacaacccacccacccacaatttAATGGCCGTCCAATAGCACAGGGCCCCTTGCCAGAAATAAAGACTCCTCCCCGCCCGACTCAGGCCCAGTCAAAATCGCCTCTGCCAAAcgaagacatctcccccagcccTGACACGCGGCCTCCCGGGTTCAGACGTGCCCTGCGAGtcaggggttgccatggagacgCCGAGGCTGGCGGGGAAGGCGAGGCCCGTGGTCCGAAAGGAGGCGGAGGAGGGCTCTTCGGCGAGCCGGGCTTACCTCACCGGAGGAGGACGCCATGGTCCGGCAAAGACCCTCGTCCGAGCCAGCTGAGACACTCGCCCCCCGTCTCCTCGTCTCATAGGGCTTTCCCTTCAGCCGGCACACACCGAAGCGACGCGGGACTTCCGGCGCCTCCGCGACGTCACTTCCGCTCCGGGCGGCCGCCATCTTAGATGAGGCGCTGCGAGCGGCAGCGCCGTGTTGGGCGTGGCCTCAGATGCAGCTGGGATGTTCCAATTATGCAGCGCAGCACGGGGGTGGGACAAAACTGCCCCTGGTTTTTCCAACGCGCTCAAACTCCTGGTTTTGAATTTGGGGGGCTCCCCTACAGTTGCACGTGGGTCGAGATGTGTCTGTGGGTTATCTGCAGATCCTGAGCTCAAATCTGAGCTCAATTTCCATTTTAAAGCCTTTTGGGTTGCTCCCacatttgtctatggagatttgtCAAGTCATCCATAgaattaacaagagttggaagggaccttagaggtcatctagtccaacccccggcccccaaaagcaggagaccctacaccatttctgacagcaatccagtctcttcttgaaagcttgcaGGCATAAAGCTCCCAGTTTCTAAAAGCAGGGtcttcccatttaaaaaaaaaaatagttcctAGTGTCAGAAAATGTCTTATTTCCAGCTTCAATCTCTCCTTGATACTGTAGACTGTTGTGAGTTTGGGTTTcccccccgtgtaatattttcagTGTCTTTGCGACATTTTGGCAAAATCATATTtcccatcatcaggctgaagttattggcttcgtgctgctttgaatacggatattgttatatctttgtatactactgtTATGTacttgaatgaataaatgaatgaatgattagtttccatccattatttgttCTCTAAcctccaggtgctttggaaaatagcttgacctcttCCTCTCTAGAACAACTGAGCTcctaaaatattggaacactgctggtCAATTTtcttcactagattagccatgcccactccctgcaaccgttcatcataggttttagcctctggtcccctaatccagtgtttcccaaccttggcaacttgaagatacagtatctggacttcaactcccagaattccccagccagcattctgggcaattctggtagttgaagtccaaatatcaagttgccaaggttgggagacactgccctaatcatcttggttgctcttctcagcactctttctagagtccaaactgtcccactgattaattgttctgtcaggaaatttctccttaattctaagttgcttctctccttgtttagtttccacctattgcttcttgttctgccttcaggtgctttgaagactcccatctcctttgtggcaacccctgagatattggaaggctgctatcatgtctcccctggtccttttttttcattaaactagccatgtccagttgcTGCAACCATTCAGGtattttagcctccggtcccctaatcatcttggttgctcttctctgcactcgttctagagtctcaacatcctttttatagtGTGGGGACCAAAATCCAGGTCATAGTTtgcattaacataacaaagtataaacaagtgataaaaaggataataggacagaaaggacggtaggcacattagtgcacgcccttataataataaaataaaaataataataaattagacttgtatgctgcccctctccaaagactgggagctgaccttttagaaaaggggagaggtcaacagtagaaaatttaaggttgaagatcttggggttaggTGAAGAAACTTAGTCAGGTAGCGAGTTCCAGGTattaatcactctgttgctgaagtcatattttctttttaaagtaatttagacttctttgtatctattgttgcatttataatgtacgccgagtcaaataaataaactaacttgTAACCAACTTTCTAATACTTAAATTAACAAACGAAAGCAATCCAAAGTTATGGTTGTGCATCTTTATTTGAAACTGGGGAGAGGGGGGATTGGTTTACTTTTCCGAGAGTCAGTGTATACAGTTttgcctgcccctcccccccttACACATACTGGCATCAAAAGGGGTGCAAATGGTCCTTCCCCACTGGGAACTGGGGAGGGGAATACAAGAGGAAAGACTGTAAAACCCTTCAGGCGGTGCAAAAAACACGAGCAGCCCATTCATCttttgtgttttattattattttggacttgacccaaaataatctttaaaaaaaaaataatagatgGACGATCAAGTgtggctatttttttttaaagttttgttttaAGGCGCAAGAAGACAAGAGAGACACTTGAATCATGATTCATAGGCAAAGCTAATACTTGTTTTCCgataaaaaaaacagaataataaaCCTCGGgactgtttttgtgtgtgtgtgcgctctTGAGAAAGAGCCGGGCTGCTGCCTTCACAGAGGCTGGTTTTAACTTCCCCTCAATgagatttgctttttttttacaattatttGGAATGactatttttgttttcaaaaaagaaagaaagaagaaacaacaCACATACAATCGAAGTTCTCAGATGCACTGCAGAACTGGGGAGGGGTGATCGATGGGGAGGGGGTCGGTGTTCGCTccaacacttttttttttgcattttttttctttttaaacaaaggCTTCCGCCGttcaaaacctttttctctcaccGTTCCAGTTTTGATATCCTGAGTCAAGcgccaaataaacaaataagccatGCCAAATTTCAAAAAAACGTGGTTTTTTTTTCACTTATGCGCAAGttaggggggggaggaaggggggaaggaattattattttttttgtcaaaaaaagaaggaaaaaaattgctATCGTGGTAAATTTTGagtcctggtttgtttgtttttttagaaGCATTTGCGGTGGACGATGGACGGGCCGGATTCGTCATATTCCTGCTTGCTGATCCACATTTGCTGGAAGGTAGACAGAGAAGCCAGAATGGACCCTCCGATCCAGACGGAGTATTTCCGCTCAGGTGGGGCAATGAtctggaggaagggaaaaagaggaagcAATTAGAACCAAAGCCGAATCAAGTTACTAGTCCTTCAAGATCCAAGGCAtcgcattttttaaaatgatcccataatcccttgcggggtggagtctgggccgctgaatggagctagcagaatgttttactggcccattgcctttcctgttgccaatgtggaATTTTTGTTCAGTAGATATTCTTATTGTGTCCagggagagaaatatctgccactACCCAGGATTGAGCTCACAGCCTCCTgcttgtgaggcgagagctccacctctaggccacggcATCACATCCAATGCACCAGTTTCTGCTAGTTAAAGGACAGGTGGGGCCAAACCATTGGTCTGCTCCCAATTCTTGACCCAAACCTCCATAATCTACCAACCAGCTTGGACATATAATGTATGTGACTGCTTTATCATTaatgtggtttttttaatatgGGTTTTATAGTTatagattatattcaacttcttttcatttttctatatctatttgtatttatattattgtaagccaccctgagtccttcgggactgggcagcaaagaagtcgaatgaatgaatgaatgaagtataaTGTTTAATGAGTTTGtatgaatattttaaaagttttttttctagtttttaaatgtaagttactaaatttaacttttaattcaaattaactatatcttttttatatgttaCAAGCCGccccatgtaataataataataataataataataataataataataataataataattacaataggGACAAGCAAAAGTTGTGGTTGCTAACCCACAGCTTGCTGCTTGGGGGGCATCACAATGTTACAAGCTTTCAGAAGGAACCACAACTCAACCTGGTCCCTTTGTTGCCAAGTTGTTCACGGCTCCAAGCCTCACCTTGATTTTCATTGTGCTGGGTGCCAGGGCAGTGATTTCCTTCTGCATCCGGTCAGCGATGCCAGGGTACATGGTGGTGCCACCAGAGAGGACGGTGTTGGCATACAGGTCCTTACGGATATCAACGTCGCACTTCATGATGGAGTTAAAGGTGGTTTCGTGGATGCCACAGGATTCCATGCCTGCCAAGAGAAGATGCCCCCTCTATGAAGACAACTGGACACCAAAATCCCACCCTCGTTTCCGTTCCACATGGCCTTCAACCAAAGTTCAAAGATTctactagaacaggggtaggcaaagttgactctactgtaacttgtgaacttcaactcccagaattcctgagccaatcatcacatgtcatagaagagccaacttcgcatAACCCTATACTAGAAGAATCGTGGTCCTTCAAGGACTTACCCAAGAAAGATGGCTGGAACAGAGCTTCTGGGCACCTGAACCGCTCATTGCCGATGGTGATGACTTGCCCATCGGGCAGTTCGTAGCTTTTCTCCAGAGAAGAACTGGACGCGGCGGTAGCCATCTCCTGTTCAAAGTCCAGGGCGACGTAGCACAGCTTCTCCTTGATGTCGCGGACAATTTCTCGCTCAGCCGTGGTGGTGAAGCTATAACCTCTCT
Protein-coding regions in this window:
- the LOC139155565 gene encoding F-box/LRR-repeat protein 18-like isoform X2, whose translation is MASSSGEDITSEENQEENIGMNLMEFSDEILLHILRYTPVSDLVLNVRSVCRKLSTLSLDKSLTHTVILHKDYQVDKDKVKQLMKEIGKEIHELDMTGCYWLPGLTVDQVTRCKNLVKLNLSGCHLTSLRLSKMLSALQHLRSLAIDVNPGFDASHLSSECKATLSRVLELKQTLYTPSYGVVPCCTSLEKLLLYFEILDRSREGLIISGQLMVGESNVPHYQNLRVFYARLAPGPVNQEVVRLYLAVLSDRTPEKLHAFLISAPGGFAQSCAVRNLLDSMARNVTLDALQLPRSWMNGSSLLQHLKFRNPFYFSFSRCSLSGGQLVQRVLNSGKDLGSLVGLNLSGCVHCLSPDSLLRKAEDDIDSGIAEALVGSCGNLKHLNLSAAHHHSPGGLGKHLCQVLARLKGLLSLALPVCAVADVAAALLTADKPSVQPVAHSVSQGFGKKLRIGVQAYPRNCLEQGHARPPSSVFWTLLENLPFLEKLELIGSSFSSAMPRNEPAIRNSLPPCSRAQHIGDVEVAAIGQLAFLQNLTLAQLPNILTGYGLVNIGVQCQRLRALSLANLGLMGKVMYVSALVEMLKHCRCLQDLRLEQPYFHANAQFFHALSCCSSLQRLCIISRSGTLQSDAVMSFMAACREVVMCHMFTGESLTLCKSLQQTLIRSFQAERPALNVVVFPLLHEDLTEVIRDVPMMHLDEITLFKSRVAEEPPNLWW
- the LOC139155565 gene encoding F-box/LRR-repeat protein 18-like isoform X1 gives rise to the protein MRRGDGGRVSQLARTRVFAGPWRPPPDITSEENQEENIGMNLMEFSDEILLHILRYTPVSDLVLNVRSVCRKLSTLSLDKSLTHTVILHKDYQVDKDKVKQLMKEIGKEIHELDMTGCYWLPGLTVDQVTRCKNLVKLNLSGCHLTSLRLSKMLSALQHLRSLAIDVNPGFDASHLSSECKATLSRVLELKQTLYTPSYGVVPCCTSLEKLLLYFEILDRSREGLIISGQLMVGESNVPHYQNLRVFYARLAPGPVNQEVVRLYLAVLSDRTPEKLHAFLISAPGGFAQSCAVRNLLDSMARNVTLDALQLPRSWMNGSSLLQHLKFRNPFYFSFSRCSLSGGQLVQRVLNSGKDLGSLVGLNLSGCVHCLSPDSLLRKAEDDIDSGIAEALVGSCGNLKHLNLSAAHHHSPGGLGKHLCQVLARLKGLLSLALPVCAVADVAAALLTADKPSVQPVAHSVSQGFGKKLRIGVQAYPRNCLEQGHARPPSSVFWTLLENLPFLEKLELIGSSFSSAMPRNEPAIRNSLPPCSRAQHIGDVEVAAIGQLAFLQNLTLAQLPNILTGYGLVNIGVQCQRLRALSLANLGLMGKVMYVSALVEMLKHCRCLQDLRLEQPYFHANAQFFHALSCCSSLQRLCIISRSGTLQSDAVMSFMAACREVVMCHMFTGESLTLCKSLQQTLIRSFQAERPALNVVVFPLLHEDLTEVIRDVPMMHLDEITLFKSRVAEEPPNLWW
- the LOC139155565 gene encoding F-box/LRR-repeat protein 18-like isoform X3 codes for the protein MRRGDGGRVSQLARTRVFAGPWRPPPDITSEENQEENIGMNLMEFSDEILLHILRYTPVSDLVLNVRSVCRKLSTLSLDKSLTHTVILHKDYQVDKDKVKQLMKEIGKEIHELDMTGCYWLPGLTVDQVTRCKNLVKLNLSGCHLTSLRLSKMLSALQHLRSLAIDVNPGFDASHLSSECKATLSRVLELKQTLYTPSYGVVPCCTSLEKLLLYFEILDRSREGLIISGQLMVGESNVPHYQNLRVFYARLAPGPVNQEVVRLYLAVLSDRTPEKLHAFLISAPGGFAQSCAVRNLLDSMARNVTLDALQLPRSWMNGSSLLQHLKFRNPFYFSFSRCSLSGGQLVQRVLNSGKDLGSLVGLNLSGCVHCLSPDSLLRKAEDDIDSGIAEALVGSCGNLKHLNLSAAHHHSPGGLGKHLCQVLARLKGLLSLALPVCAVADVAAALLTADKPSVQPVAHSVSQGFGKKLRIGVQAYPRNCLEQGHARPPSSVFWTLLENLPFLEKLELIGSSFSSAMPRNEPAIRNSLPPCSRAQHIGDVEVAAIGQLAFLQNLTLAQLPNILTGYGLVNIGVQCQRLRALSLANLGLMGKVMYVSALVEMLKHCRCLQDLSFQAERPALNVVVFPLLHEDLTEVIRDVPMMHLDEITLFKSRVAEEPPNLWW